The following DNA comes from Fervidibacillus albus.
AGGACAGATGACGGTATAATTGTTGTAAAAGCACCGATTTTCGGAACGATGCCGAGGAGCATGAGCATGGAACCGGCAGTGAAAATCACGTTTTTCGATTTCACACCGGATAATTGAATCAAACCGACATTTTGCGAAAAAGTCGTATACGGAAAGGCGTTAAAAAATCCACCGAACATGATCGCCAATCCTTCTGCCCGATACCCTTTCGCCAAATCGTCTTCGGTCAATTTTTCTTCCAACATATCGCCTAAGGCAAAGTATACCCCGGTCGATTCAACTAAACTAACGATTGCGACTAAAATCATCGTCAGAATCGGAACGATATGAAATTCAGGAACAGCTAAGTAAAATAATTTTGGCATATGAAACCAAGAGCTTTCAACGACGGGTGAAAAATCAACCATTCCTATGAAAAAGGCAATCATCGTCCCTGCTAAAATACCAATTAAAATGGCAACGGAACGTAAAAAGCCATTCGAAAAACGGAAGATGAGAAGGATGATTAGCAAAGTGCCAAATCCTAAAGCAACATTTTGTACAGAACCAAAGTCCTCACTACCTTGCCCACCAGCCAAATTGTTCATGGCAACAGGAATCAACGTGATCCCGATAATCGTTACGACGGATCCGGTAACAACGGGTGGAAAAAATTTCACGATTTTACTAAAATATTTTGCAACGAATATGACAAACAACCCCGACATAATGATCGCACCGTAAATTGAACCCACACCAAAACTATTCCCAATCGCAATCATCGGAGCAACAGCCGTAAATGTACAACCTAATACAACGGGAAGACCGATTCCAAAAAAGCGATTTTTCCATACTTGTAAAATCGTCGCTAGTCCACTCATAAAAATATCGATAGAGACTAAATACGTAAGTTGTTCCGGTGTCAGACCGATACTCGCTCCGACGATCAGCGGTACAATGACTGCACCTGCATACATGGCGAGAACGTGTTGAATACCTAATGAAGCAATTTTTCCGGCTGTTAATTTCATTGGAATTGGACCTCCTTATTTTTTGAAAACGATATGGTTTTGTTCGCTAATGAATCGATCGCTACTAACGATTCGACGCAAATCCCCTTTGAACGGAGCTGGTCTCCTCCGTTTTGAAATGCCTTTTCTATGACGATTCCAATTCCAACCAATTCCCCTCCCGATGCTTTAACAATATTCACTAATCCTTGTGCCGCTTCTCCATTTGCCAAAAAGTCGTCGATAATAAGTATGCGATCCTCTGGAGAAAGCAATTTTTTGGAGACGGAAATTTCCTGTACTTCCCGCTTCGTATAGGAAAAAACAGAAGCAGTTAACAGCTCATCTACCATCGTCAACGACCGTTTTTTCCGGGCAAAAATTACCGGGACTTGCATCACGAATCCGGCCATCACACTTGGAGCAATTCCCGAAGATTCGATGGTCAAAATCTTCGTTATTCCCTTTCCTTCGAACCGTCGGGCGAACTCTTCCCCGATTTGAAACATCAACTGCGGATCGATTTTATGATTTAAAAATCGGTCCACCTTCAAAACGTTATTCGGTAAGACAGTCCCTTCCGACAAAATTTTTTCCTCTAGTATTTTCATTCTCACACCCCTTAATGGATTGTTTTCGGTCTTCGGGTTTTTGAAATA
Coding sequences within:
- a CDS encoding nucleobase:cation symporter-2 family protein translates to MKLTAGKIASLGIQHVLAMYAGAVIVPLIVGASIGLTPEQLTYLVSIDIFMSGLATILQVWKNRFFGIGLPVVLGCTFTAVAPMIAIGNSFGVGSIYGAIIMSGLFVIFVAKYFSKIVKFFPPVVTGSVVTIIGITLIPVAMNNLAGGQGSEDFGSVQNVALGFGTLLIILLIFRFSNGFLRSVAILIGILAGTMIAFFIGMVDFSPVVESSWFHMPKLFYLAVPEFHIVPILTMILVAIVSLVESTGVYFALGDMLEEKLTEDDLAKGYRAEGLAIMFGGFFNAFPYTTFSQNVGLIQLSGVKSKNVIFTAGSMLMLLGIVPKIGAFTTIIPSSVLGGAMVAMFGMVIASGVKMLGRVDFSTQGNLLIVALSIGMGLGVTVVPELFAKLPQGIRILMESGIVVGSITAIVLNIVFNMMKQRDQMVVSLTEQKATS
- a CDS encoding xanthine phosphoribosyltransferase, yielding MKILEEKILSEGTVLPNNVLKVDRFLNHKIDPQLMFQIGEEFARRFEGKGITKILTIESSGIAPSVMAGFVMQVPVIFARKKRSLTMVDELLTASVFSYTKREVQEISVSKKLLSPEDRILIIDDFLANGEAAQGLVNIVKASGGELVGIGIVIEKAFQNGGDQLRSKGICVESLVAIDSLANKTISFSKNKEVQFQ